In one window of Paraflavitalea soli DNA:
- a CDS encoding methylated-DNA--[protein]-cysteine S-methyltransferase, translating into MLSEKILNFEPVATNAYQYQQIATAIDYLYVNFRNQPSLEEVAAQVNMSAFHFQRMFTEWAGISPKRFLQFLTTDYLKHRITGFDNLLDAADAAGLSSQSRVYDLFVNLEAVTPQEYKEKGSGILIEYGFHATPFGECIIGVTGRGICHLSFLQEDNRSTAIEELESAWGNASVRENSRNTEVMANAIFHRKPGAQEKLSVLVKGTNFQVKVWNALLEVPYGTVSTYQSLARHIEEPKALQAVGTAVGANPIAYLIPCHRIIRKNLIIGEYHWGTERKKAMLGWEMAKTAI; encoded by the coding sequence ATGCTATCAGAAAAAATATTAAATTTTGAGCCAGTGGCTACCAATGCTTACCAATACCAGCAAATAGCAACGGCAATCGATTACCTGTATGTAAATTTCCGTAACCAGCCCAGCCTCGAAGAAGTGGCTGCCCAGGTCAATATGAGCGCTTTTCATTTTCAGCGCATGTTTACCGAATGGGCAGGTATCAGCCCCAAAAGGTTTTTACAATTCCTCACCACCGATTACCTGAAACACCGCATTACCGGGTTCGACAACCTGCTCGATGCCGCAGATGCCGCCGGCTTGTCAAGCCAGTCACGCGTATACGACCTGTTTGTAAACCTCGAAGCCGTAACACCCCAGGAATACAAAGAGAAGGGTAGTGGCATCCTGATCGAATATGGATTCCATGCCACTCCGTTCGGCGAATGTATCATCGGCGTTACAGGACGCGGTATCTGTCATTTGTCATTCCTGCAGGAAGACAACCGGAGCACAGCCATTGAAGAACTGGAAAGCGCCTGGGGCAACGCTTCTGTGCGCGAGAACAGCCGGAATACCGAAGTAATGGCCAATGCCATTTTTCACCGTAAGCCAGGCGCCCAGGAAAAACTAAGCGTACTGGTAAAGGGAACCAACTTCCAGGTGAAGGTTTGGAACGCTTTGCTGGAAGTGCCTTATGGAACAGTGAGCACCTATCAGTCCCTCGCCCGGCATATTGAAGAACCCAAGGCATTGCAGGCGGTGGGAACCGCCGTAGGTGCCAATCCTATTGCCTACCTCATACCCTGCCACCGGATCATCCGCAAGAACCTGATCATCGGTGAATACCATTGGGGTACCGAACGCAAGAAAGCCATGCTCGGTTGGGAAATGGCGAAGACTGCTATCTAA
- a CDS encoding NUDIX hydrolase, translated as MTDAILNLAKRIKSIADTGLVYNTNDYDRERYAELLEISHELTSTLIGQPVEVIRNFYAPNKDYPTPKVDVRGLLLNEAGEILLAREMADGKWTLPGGWADIGLSPSQVIEKEFREETGLEVKATRLLAVFDKRCHPHPPQAFYVYKFGLLCEVTGELRLQKGFDILDVGFFPVDQLPELSEDRILRSQIELLYKLAGERGSAAYFD; from the coding sequence GTGACGGACGCTATTCTGAACCTCGCCAAACGCATCAAATCAATTGCCGATACAGGACTGGTATACAATACCAATGATTACGACCGGGAACGGTATGCGGAGTTATTGGAGATCAGTCATGAGTTGACCAGCACATTGATCGGCCAGCCTGTGGAAGTGATCAGGAACTTTTATGCGCCGAATAAAGATTATCCTACGCCCAAAGTGGATGTGCGCGGCCTGCTGCTCAATGAAGCGGGGGAAATACTGCTGGCCCGGGAAATGGCTGATGGCAAATGGACCTTGCCCGGCGGCTGGGCGGATATCGGCCTATCGCCCTCGCAAGTGATAGAAAAAGAATTCCGGGAGGAAACAGGCCTGGAAGTAAAGGCCACCCGGCTGTTGGCCGTTTTTGATAAACGCTGTCATCCGCACCCGCCGCAGGCATTTTATGTGTACAAATTTGGGTTGCTGTGTGAAGTGACGGGGGAACTGCGGCTGCAAAAGGGGTTTGATATCCTGGATGTGGGCTTCTTTCCGGTTGATCAGTTGCCGGAGTTGTCGGAAGACCGCATCCTTCGTTCACAGATTGAATTGTTGTACAAGCTGGCAGGGGAACGGGGTTCAGCGGCGTATTTTGATTGA
- a CDS encoding YCF48-related protein: protein MITKSISVLFLLSCLFSGTTVQAQHIELLTSGTETSLRGLSVVNDAVIWVSGSKGKVGRSMDGGKTWIWTTVPGYEQRDFRDIEAFDEKTAVIIAIAEPANILKTTDGGKTWKTVFTDTTKGMFLDAMDFIDNKRGIVVGDPIDGKVYLATTDDGGSSWKKFTATTLPAMEGEGFFAASGTNIRYQKNGLFTIVSGGKVARLLDPQRTVTLDIIQGREMTGPNSIAINGNHAVIVAGDYDNQPDTTGNCLLSTDGMKTWHAPVTGPRAYRSCVAYITPEQLITCGVPGVDISIDGGNNWKLISPDGYHVCQKAKKGKAVYLAGGKGRIGKLVW from the coding sequence ATGATTACTAAATCCATCAGTGTACTGTTTCTGCTATCCTGCCTCTTTTCCGGAACAACCGTGCAGGCGCAACATATCGAATTGCTCACCAGCGGCACGGAAACGAGCCTTAGAGGGCTTAGTGTGGTGAATGACGCGGTAATATGGGTAAGTGGCAGCAAGGGCAAGGTGGGCCGTTCGATGGACGGAGGGAAGACCTGGATATGGACAACGGTGCCGGGTTATGAACAGCGGGATTTCCGGGATATCGAAGCTTTTGATGAAAAGACAGCCGTTATCATAGCCATCGCAGAACCAGCCAATATCCTTAAAACAACGGATGGGGGCAAAACCTGGAAAACGGTATTTACAGATACCACCAAAGGCATGTTCCTCGACGCCATGGATTTTATAGACAACAAAAGGGGCATCGTAGTAGGCGATCCCATTGACGGAAAGGTATATTTAGCCACCACAGATGACGGTGGCAGCAGCTGGAAAAAGTTCACTGCCACTACCCTGCCTGCCATGGAAGGGGAAGGATTCTTCGCCGCCAGTGGTACCAATATCCGGTATCAAAAAAACGGGCTTTTCACGATCGTATCGGGCGGCAAGGTGGCCAGGCTGCTTGATCCGCAGCGCACTGTTACGCTGGACATTATCCAGGGGCGTGAAATGACAGGGCCCAATTCGATCGCGATCAACGGCAATCATGCGGTTATTGTAGCCGGCGATTATGATAACCAGCCTGATACTACAGGGAACTGCCTGCTTTCGACAGATGGTATGAAAACCTGGCATGCGCCGGTTACAGGTCCACGTGCCTACCGTAGTTGTGTAGCCTATATCACGCCTGAGCAACTGATCACTTGCGGCGTTCCCGGGGTTGATATTTCAATAGACGGTGGTAATAACTGGAAGCTGATCTCCCCGGATGGGTATCATGTATGCCAGAAAGCTAAGAAAGGGAAAGCAGTGTATTTAGCAGGGGGCAAGGGACGGATCGGGAAACTAGTGTGGTAA
- a CDS encoding DMT family protein: MRTIILLLLSNIFMTIAWYGHLKQQHLPLWKAILLSWGIAFFEYCLMVPANRWGFSNGFNGFQLKMTQEVITLIVFTVFAVVYLKEPFHWKYLVSFCFLIGAVYFMFKK; encoded by the coding sequence ATGCGCACCATCATCCTGTTATTGCTGTCAAACATATTTATGACCATCGCCTGGTACGGTCATTTAAAACAGCAACACCTGCCCTTGTGGAAGGCTATTCTGCTAAGCTGGGGGATCGCATTCTTTGAGTATTGCCTGATGGTGCCTGCCAACCGCTGGGGTTTTTCCAATGGCTTCAATGGTTTTCAGCTCAAAATGACACAGGAAGTGATTACCCTCATTGTATTTACAGTCTTTGCTGTTGTCTACCTCAAAGAACCCTTTCACTGGAAATACCTGGTCAGTTTCTGTTTCCTGATTGGCGCTGTTTATTTCATGTTTAAGAAGTAG
- a CDS encoding ferritin, whose product MISSKIDAALNKQIDLEGFSSMYYLAMGSWAEVKGYNGVAQFLYHHSDEERTHMLKLFHYINDRGGHAIVPPFAAPQTDFKNIQEIFEIVHSHEIKVSNEINALVELCIQEKDYTTHNFLQWYVTEQIEEESLARQILDKLKLIGEDKGGMYLFDRDLGAMNPQGGGKGKGGH is encoded by the coding sequence ATGATATCGAGTAAAATAGACGCAGCCCTCAACAAGCAGATCGACCTGGAAGGCTTTTCTTCCATGTATTACCTGGCTATGGGCTCCTGGGCAGAAGTAAAAGGGTACAATGGTGTAGCGCAGTTCCTGTACCACCATTCTGATGAAGAGCGTACGCATATGCTGAAGTTGTTCCACTACATCAATGATCGTGGCGGGCACGCTATCGTACCTCCCTTTGCCGCGCCCCAAACTGACTTTAAGAATATCCAGGAGATCTTTGAGATCGTTCACTCTCATGAAATAAAAGTATCGAACGAGATCAATGCGCTGGTAGAGCTTTGCATACAGGAGAAAGACTATACCACACACAACTTCCTGCAATGGTATGTGACAGAGCAGATCGAAGAAGAAAGTCTGGCCCGCCAGATCCTGGACAAACTAAAACTTATCGGGGAAGATAAAGGTGGTATGTACCTTTTTGACCGTGACTTGGGCGCCATGAATCCACAAGGTGGCGGCAAAGGAAAAGGCGGCCATTAA
- the smc gene encoding chromosome segregation protein SMC: MRLKSLEIKGFKSFADKTVLNFDEGITGVIGPNGCGKSNIIDSIRWVIGEQKISHLRSENLESLVFNGSKTRSASGLAEVSLTFENTRNLLPTEFNTVTVTRKFYKSGESEYRLNDVQCRLKDIQNLFMDTGVSTDSYAIIELGMVDEIIKDKENSRRRMLEQAAGITIYKTRKKEAKQKLDATEQDLARIEDLLFEINNQLKSLENQAKKAEKYYEIKKEYREVSIELAKASLEGFNHTWRDLNAQSEAEIDKKIRLEAEIANEEAVIEQEKVGFIEKERALQSMQHEFNDLLQTLRTKENDKNLASQRLNFLKEKENSLQEFLNKSEGQLKGIEEGIEFTQLQVGEEAGKLESLQQQLEDLKEATEERRKVFDEKRSHVDSLRSENLNMQRNQFEAEKKVAIADNSIRNLEQSIARLEEEQEVRTSQLKQLEEEHITKEEELESRQRDLRQLQEQHERTKEQILEAQGEMERLRQELAGESRKLDAKKNEYDLLKSLIDSMEGYPESVKFLHKNPNWNHTAPILSDIIYVKEEFRAAVENVLEPYLNYYVVNDLQEGLQAVHLLDANKKGKANFFLLDKLNGNVEPAAHQPEGSIPAMQVIEVDPQYRQLAEHLLGQVFIAENEDALANSNGSIVLEKHGKYVKGKYSLTGGSVGIFEGKKIGRAKNLEKLYEQIQVQERIVNELKAAIQEKHNEVVSYNEQLKETAIKQAQEDINRLTNLVFSLQNKIENLHGMKSTSQNRLEELQINLENTTASISGTREEWQQLVAQLNEVREKLQAAEGDYKSAESQYHSALASYNEFNLQVTRQQSKITALTQELEFKRNQLTGLRTQIETNASQLKQTVENITESAETLEAAENGLVDLMRKKEEAEKVLNETDQAYYNLRNTLNEKESELRHKTKEREMLEHLLTEIKDRLNELKLQLAGMKERLNVEFRINLDDIIDQPRTGEVPTEELQEKSDRMKKRLENLGEVNPTAIEAFQEMKKRYEFILEQKNDLVTAKDSLLQTIQEVEATANQQFLDTFNRVRDNFQKVFKALFTEDDTADMVLENPENLAETSIDIIAKPKGKRPSSITQLSGGEKTLTATALLFAIYLIKPAPFCILDEVDAPLDDANVGKFTNMIRKFSEESQFIIVTHNKMTMSSVDVIYGVTMQEPGVSKLVPVDFRSLN, from the coding sequence GTGCGATTAAAGAGCTTAGAAATTAAAGGTTTTAAAAGTTTTGCCGACAAGACCGTACTGAACTTCGATGAAGGTATTACCGGCGTTATCGGACCCAATGGTTGCGGTAAAAGTAATATCATCGACAGTATCCGGTGGGTAATCGGCGAACAGAAGATCAGTCACCTGCGTAGTGAAAACCTGGAAAGCCTGGTGTTCAACGGTTCAAAAACACGTTCCGCCAGCGGCCTGGCCGAGGTGAGCCTCACCTTTGAAAATACCCGGAACCTGCTCCCTACAGAGTTCAATACCGTTACTGTTACCAGGAAGTTCTATAAAAGCGGCGAAAGCGAATACCGCCTCAATGATGTACAGTGCCGCCTGAAAGATATCCAGAACCTCTTTATGGATACCGGTGTGAGTACCGACAGCTATGCCATTATTGAGTTGGGTATGGTGGATGAGATCATCAAGGACAAGGAAAATAGCCGTCGCCGCATGCTCGAGCAGGCTGCCGGTATCACCATTTATAAAACCCGCAAGAAGGAAGCCAAGCAAAAGCTGGATGCCACCGAACAGGATCTTGCCCGTATTGAAGACCTGCTGTTCGAGATCAACAACCAGTTGAAGAGCCTCGAAAACCAGGCGAAGAAAGCAGAGAAGTATTACGAGATCAAAAAAGAATACCGGGAAGTAAGCATTGAACTGGCCAAGGCCTCCCTGGAAGGATTCAACCACACCTGGCGCGACCTGAATGCCCAGTCTGAGGCTGAAATCGATAAGAAGATCAGGTTGGAAGCTGAAATAGCCAATGAAGAAGCCGTAATAGAACAGGAGAAAGTAGGCTTCATTGAAAAAGAACGCGCCCTGCAAAGCATGCAGCATGAGTTCAACGACCTGTTACAAACCTTACGCACCAAAGAGAATGATAAGAACCTCGCTTCCCAAAGACTGAACTTCCTGAAAGAAAAGGAAAACAGTCTGCAGGAGTTCCTCAACAAAAGTGAAGGACAACTCAAGGGAATCGAAGAAGGCATTGAATTCACCCAACTGCAGGTAGGAGAGGAAGCTGGTAAACTGGAAAGCCTGCAACAGCAGCTGGAAGACCTGAAAGAAGCTACAGAAGAAAGACGCAAAGTGTTTGATGAGAAGCGTTCACATGTAGACAGCCTGCGTAGCGAGAACCTCAACATGCAGCGCAACCAGTTTGAGGCAGAGAAGAAAGTAGCCATCGCCGATAACTCTATCCGCAACCTCGAGCAAAGCATTGCCCGGCTGGAAGAAGAGCAGGAAGTACGTACCAGCCAGCTCAAACAATTGGAAGAAGAGCACATCACCAAAGAAGAAGAACTCGAAAGCCGCCAGCGTGATCTCCGGCAACTCCAGGAACAGCACGAGCGCACGAAAGAACAAATACTGGAAGCGCAGGGCGAAATGGAAAGACTCCGTCAGGAACTGGCCGGGGAAAGCCGTAAGCTGGATGCCAAAAAAAATGAGTACGACCTGCTGAAAAGCCTCATCGACTCAATGGAAGGCTATCCCGAAAGTGTGAAGTTCCTCCATAAGAACCCCAACTGGAATCATACAGCGCCTATTCTGTCAGATATTATATATGTAAAGGAAGAGTTCCGTGCTGCCGTGGAAAACGTGCTGGAACCCTACCTCAACTATTACGTGGTGAATGACCTGCAGGAAGGTTTGCAGGCAGTACACCTCCTCGACGCCAACAAAAAAGGAAAGGCCAACTTTTTCCTGTTGGATAAGCTCAACGGCAATGTAGAACCCGCTGCCCATCAGCCCGAAGGCTCCATCCCTGCCATGCAGGTGATAGAAGTAGACCCCCAATACCGTCAACTGGCAGAACACTTGCTGGGACAGGTTTTCATTGCCGAAAATGAAGATGCCCTTGCCAACAGCAATGGTTCCATCGTATTGGAGAAACACGGTAAATACGTAAAAGGAAAATATTCACTGACCGGTGGTAGCGTTGGGATATTTGAGGGTAAGAAGATCGGTCGTGCCAAGAACCTCGAAAAGCTGTATGAGCAGATACAGGTGCAGGAGCGCATTGTAAATGAGCTCAAGGCAGCCATCCAGGAGAAGCACAACGAAGTGGTCAGCTACAACGAGCAACTGAAGGAAACTGCCATCAAGCAGGCTCAGGAAGATATCAACCGTCTTACCAACCTCGTGTTCTCTTTGCAAAATAAGATCGAGAACCTGCATGGCATGAAGAGCACTTCACAAAACAGGTTGGAGGAATTGCAGATCAACCTGGAAAATACCACGGCCTCTATCTCCGGTACCCGCGAAGAATGGCAACAACTGGTAGCCCAGCTCAACGAAGTGCGGGAGAAACTGCAGGCTGCCGAAGGCGATTACAAATCTGCCGAGAGCCAATACCACAGCGCATTGGCCAGCTACAATGAATTCAACCTGCAGGTTACCCGTCAGCAAAGTAAGATCACCGCCCTGACACAGGAGCTGGAATTCAAACGCAACCAGCTTACTGGTCTCCGCACCCAGATAGAAACCAATGCCTCCCAGTTGAAACAAACAGTGGAGAACATTACTGAAAGTGCCGAAACATTGGAAGCTGCTGAAAATGGTTTGGTAGACCTGATGCGCAAGAAAGAAGAAGCCGAAAAGGTATTGAACGAAACTGACCAGGCTTATTATAACCTGCGCAATACACTCAACGAGAAGGAAAGCGAACTTCGCCATAAGACCAAAGAGCGCGAAATGCTCGAGCACCTCCTTACCGAGATCAAAGACAGGCTCAACGAACTGAAACTGCAGTTGGCCGGTATGAAAGAAAGGCTCAATGTGGAGTTCCGCATCAACCTCGATGACATCATCGACCAGCCAAGGACCGGTGAAGTGCCAACAGAAGAATTGCAGGAAAAGAGCGACCGGATGAAGAAGCGCCTGGAGAACCTGGGTGAGGTAAACCCCACCGCCATTGAGGCCTTCCAGGAAATGAAAAAAAGATATGAGTTCATCCTCGAACAGAAGAATGACCTGGTTACTGCCAAGGATAGCCTGCTCCAGACTATCCAGGAAGTGGAAGCTACCGCCAATCAGCAGTTCCTCGACACCTTCAACCGCGTGCGCGATAACTTCCAGAAGGTATTTAAAGCCCTCTTTACAGAAGATGATACCGCAGATATGGTGTTGGAGAATCCGGAGAACCTGGCCGAAACCAGCATCGATATCATTGCCAAGCCCAAGGGTAAACGGCCTTCATCCATTACCCAGTTGAGTGGTGGAGAAAAGACCCTCACCGCTACCGCCCTGCTGTTTGCGATTTACCTCATCAAGCCGGCGCCATTCTGTATCCTCGATGAGGTGGACGCCCCACTTGATGATGCCAACGTAGGTAAGTTCACCAACATGATCCGTAAGTTCAGCGAAGAAAGCCAGTTCATCATTGTTACCCACAACAAGATGACCATGAGCTCAGTGGATGTTATTTACGGTGTCACCATGCAGGAGCCCGGTGTAAGTAAACTGGTACCCGTGGATTTCCGCAGCCTCAATTAA